A region of Candidatus Roizmanbacteria bacterium DNA encodes the following proteins:
- a CDS encoding mannose-1-phosphate guanylyltransferase, translated as MKAVIFAGGVGTRLWPLSRKKSPKQFEKVVGDKSTLQLAAERLLPEFAAEDIFISTGKDYIKMVQEQLPFVPVENIIAEPAKRDVGPAVALVMGYLAKKFPDEPVVILWSDHLVNKINLFKDIVLKSGKFVAEKKNCIVFIGQKPRFASDNLGWIQTGKKIMDIDDIEFKQFEEFKYRPDSETAQKYFDNKHYCWNLGYFVTTPKFMYSLFRQHAKEIYDVTEKIVEAEDYEKFSEKLMKHYQEMPEISFDNAVLEKIEKDCAYVVVEDIGWSDVGAWEALKEALEQHREDNIIKGRVLLEESQDSLVYNYEDKKLIVGVNVKELLVVNTDDVLLVADKKAVKEIKKLVESFQGTENEKLT; from the coding sequence ATGAAAGCAGTTATCTTCGCAGGCGGTGTAGGAACACGCCTTTGGCCCCTCTCCCGTAAGAAGTCACCGAAACAGTTCGAAAAAGTTGTTGGCGACAAATCAACTCTCCAGCTAGCTGCGGAACGTCTTCTTCCTGAGTTTGCAGCCGAGGATATTTTTATTTCGACCGGAAAAGACTATATCAAAATGGTTCAGGAGCAACTTCCTTTTGTGCCTGTTGAAAACATTATTGCCGAACCGGCTAAACGGGATGTAGGGCCGGCTGTTGCTCTTGTTATGGGTTACCTTGCAAAAAAATTTCCCGATGAACCGGTAGTAATACTCTGGAGCGATCATTTAGTAAACAAAATCAATTTATTCAAAGATATTGTTCTGAAATCAGGGAAGTTTGTGGCTGAAAAGAAAAACTGCATTGTTTTTATCGGTCAGAAGCCGCGCTTTGCTTCGGACAATCTCGGTTGGATACAAACGGGTAAAAAGATAATGGACATTGACGATATAGAATTTAAACAGTTTGAAGAATTTAAGTATCGACCGGACAGTGAGACTGCTCAAAAATATTTTGATAACAAGCACTATTGCTGGAATTTGGGATATTTTGTCACTACACCGAAATTCATGTATTCTCTTTTCCGCCAGCATGCAAAAGAGATTTATGACGTTACTGAAAAAATCGTTGAGGCAGAGGATTACGAGAAATTTTCTGAAAAACTGATGAAGCATTATCAGGAAATGCCTGAGATCAGTTTTGATAACGCCGTTCTTGAGAAAATTGAAAAAGATTGTGCCTATGTTGTGGTGGAAGACATCGGTTGGAGTGATGTCGGAGCGTGGGAAGCGCTGAAAGAAGCATTAGAGCAGCATCGGGAAGACAATATTATCAAAGGCCGGGTTCTGCTTGAGGAGTCACAGGACAGCCTGGTGTACAATTATGAAGATAAAAAGCTTATTGTCGGCGTCAATGTCAAAGAACTTCTCGTCGTGAATACTGATGATGTACTGCTGGTGGCAGACAAGAAAGCAGTCAAAGAAATTAAAAAGTTAGTGGAAAGTTTTCAGGGTACTGAAAACGAGAAACTTACCTAA
- a CDS encoding glycosyltransferase translates to MKTAIIYDWMDKWGGVERLLLTLNEEFPDADWYTSYIDRENASWTKYLSGEVYPSFLQKFPDFLRRSRIFSLFLLPYAFESFDLSKYDLVISVTSSFAKGVITRPETKHICILLTPTRWLWGMTEQYVSSSWAVPFLSKLRKWDFVAAQRPDRIISISQHVAERCRTYYKRDSDVVYPPFDTEHWDAIEETVERPERPYFLTVSRLESYKKVDLVVKAFTQLQNYDLVVVGRGSQKKSLQHIASKNTTFLENVSDIKLRSLYRNAEALIMPQEEDFGYVSVEAQYFGCPVISYRTGGVAELIEDGKTGCLFDSQNVSSVREAVADFKRDTYNLVDTKGIARKFAKETFIYKLHEIISKK, encoded by the coding sequence ATGAAAACAGCAATCATATATGACTGGATGGATAAATGGGGCGGGGTGGAACGCCTTCTTTTGACCCTGAATGAAGAGTTTCCCGATGCTGATTGGTATACCTCATATATTGATCGTGAGAATGCTTCCTGGACAAAATACCTAAGCGGGGAAGTCTATCCTTCTTTCCTGCAGAAGTTTCCGGATTTTTTACGGAGAAGCCGCATATTTTCTCTTTTTTTACTTCCGTATGCATTCGAAAGCTTCGACTTATCTAAGTATGATCTGGTAATTTCCGTTACATCTTCTTTTGCCAAAGGAGTCATTACACGACCCGAGACAAAGCATATCTGTATTCTTCTTACACCGACCAGGTGGCTGTGGGGGATGACCGAACAGTATGTATCTTCAAGCTGGGCAGTACCATTCCTCTCAAAACTGCGCAAATGGGATTTCGTAGCAGCCCAAAGACCTGACCGGATCATATCCATTTCTCAGCATGTTGCCGAACGATGTCGTACGTATTACAAAAGAGACAGCGATGTGGTGTATCCGCCCTTTGATACTGAGCACTGGGACGCTATTGAAGAAACGGTTGAAAGGCCCGAGAGGCCTTATTTTTTGACGGTATCGCGCCTTGAATCGTATAAGAAGGTAGATCTTGTCGTAAAGGCATTTACGCAGTTACAGAACTACGATCTGGTGGTAGTCGGGAGAGGATCACAAAAAAAGTCATTGCAGCATATAGCTTCAAAAAATACGACGTTCCTTGAGAATGTTTCCGATATAAAACTCAGGTCGTTATATCGTAATGCCGAAGCTCTTATCATGCCTCAGGAAGAGGATTTCGGATATGTCTCGGTGGAAGCACAGTATTTCGGCTGTCCCGTCATCTCTTATCGGACGGGAGGAGTAGCGGAACTGATAGAAGACGGTAAAACAGGGTGTCTTTTCGATTCCCAGAATGTCTCATCCGTAAGAGAAGCGGTTGCAGATTTCAAGCGCGACACGTACAATTTAGTTGACACGAAAGGTATCGCCAGGAAGTTTGCGAAAGAAACCTTTATTTACAAACTTCATGAGATCATTTCCAAAAAGTAA
- a CDS encoding glycosyltransferase family 4 protein produces the protein MKPKRIGIDARLYFQTGVGTYLRNLLHFLPETAPEDVELYVYVLPQDKASISLSDKRFVLREADARWHSLSEQTTFYRLIMQDDIDLMHFTYFSYPVFYKRPFIATVHDLTPLLFKTGRASTLNPFWYEFKFRIFKNVLASQIRHAQAIITPSETVKKQLFDVYGKDSATKTQAIPEGVNFELQEAKESSRLAKDAGDQYFLYVGNFYPHKNVDSLIQAYKLSGVQTPLILTGPDNDFAKRLKGIIELEGMNSIRFIHDTSNGDLVYLYKHAKALINPSLSEGFGLPLVEATYFGCPVIASDIPVFKELLGENYTAFNPYDVNDIASKLKLKTYKSAALPNDFSFKQMAKRTVEVYSELLTK, from the coding sequence ATGAAACCCAAACGAATCGGTATCGATGCAAGGCTATATTTCCAAACGGGTGTAGGCACTTATCTGAGGAATTTGCTTCATTTCCTTCCTGAAACGGCGCCTGAGGACGTTGAATTGTATGTTTATGTTCTTCCGCAGGATAAAGCTTCTATTTCTTTGTCAGATAAGCGTTTTGTTTTGCGGGAAGCCGATGCCCGTTGGCATAGTCTTTCTGAGCAGACGACCTTTTATCGGCTGATTATGCAGGATGATATTGATCTGATGCACTTTACCTATTTCAGCTACCCTGTTTTTTATAAACGTCCCTTTATCGCCACTGTCCACGATTTGACACCGTTATTGTTTAAAACAGGGAGGGCATCCACATTGAATCCCTTTTGGTACGAATTCAAGTTTCGGATTTTCAAAAATGTTCTAGCCAGTCAGATAAGGCACGCGCAGGCAATCATTACACCGTCAGAAACGGTCAAAAAACAGCTTTTTGATGTTTATGGCAAGGATAGTGCAACAAAAACGCAAGCAATACCGGAAGGGGTGAATTTTGAGCTTCAGGAAGCGAAAGAAAGTAGCCGGCTGGCTAAAGATGCCGGCGATCAATATTTCCTGTATGTCGGCAACTTTTATCCTCATAAAAACGTAGACTCATTGATTCAGGCATATAAACTTTCCGGCGTGCAAACTCCGCTGATCCTGACAGGGCCGGATAATGACTTTGCAAAGCGATTAAAGGGTATTATTGAGCTGGAGGGAATGAATTCCATTCGATTTATCCATGATACATCAAACGGTGATCTTGTCTATTTGTACAAGCATGCGAAAGCTCTTATAAACCCGTCACTGTCTGAAGGGTTCGGTCTGCCGCTTGTTGAGGCAACGTATTTCGGTTGTCCGGTGATTGCGTCAGATATTCCGGTGTTCAAAGAATTACTAGGTGAGAACTACACAGCCTTCAATCCCTATGATGTGAATGATATTGCTTCTAAACTGAAACTCAAAACGTACAAGAGTGCAGCATTACCTAATGACTTTTCTTTTAAGCAGATGGCAAAAAGGACAGTAGAGGTATACTCAGAATTATTGACAAAATGA
- a CDS encoding glycosyltransferase family 2 protein has protein sequence MIKLSVIILSYNTKDITRECIETLYKSLSSYPSLDAEIILVDNASVDGSAEMIKELKSSLSDKNIGYSYILNQHNEGFPKGNNAAIVNAKGEYTLFLNSDVLIKEVDWPELFSYLDADPAVAALTVRVDLPKGGIDPASHRGFPTVWNSFCYYSKLEALTRNVPILNAWFGGYHMTEKNLSEIHEVDAISGAFFLARKQVVDELGGFDETFFMYGEDIDLAFRMKEKGYRVLYYPKYHVTHLKYQSGLKKGKKNTENKTKKYFYDAMKIFYRKHYEGKNPWIVSQLVYFFINVKSRL, from the coding sequence ATGATAAAACTCTCTGTTATTATTCTCTCGTACAACACTAAAGATATAACAAGAGAATGTATAGAAACGCTCTACAAGAGTTTATCTTCGTATCCCTCGCTTGACGCTGAAATAATCCTGGTCGATAATGCGTCTGTGGACGGTTCGGCTGAGATGATCAAAGAACTTAAATCTTCATTATCCGATAAAAATATCGGCTATTCATATATTTTGAATCAGCACAACGAAGGGTTCCCGAAAGGCAATAATGCAGCAATCGTCAATGCAAAAGGTGAATATACCCTTTTCCTCAACTCCGATGTCCTGATAAAAGAAGTAGATTGGCCGGAACTGTTTTCTTATCTTGACGCTGATCCTGCAGTTGCCGCGCTTACCGTACGGGTAGATCTTCCGAAAGGCGGGATTGATCCGGCTTCTCACCGCGGCTTTCCGACTGTTTGGAATTCATTCTGTTATTACTCGAAACTGGAAGCACTGACACGCAATGTCCCGATTCTGAACGCATGGTTCGGAGGATATCATATGACGGAAAAAAATCTTTCTGAAATACATGAGGTTGATGCAATAAGCGGAGCATTCTTTCTTGCGAGAAAACAGGTTGTTGACGAACTTGGTGGTTTTGATGAAACATTTTTCATGTACGGTGAGGATATCGATCTTGCTTTCCGCATGAAAGAAAAGGGGTATAGGGTTCTCTATTATCCGAAATATCATGTGACTCATCTTAAGTATCAAAGCGGATTGAAGAAAGGGAAGAAAAACACGGAGAATAAAACGAAAAAATATTTCTACGATGCGATGAAGATTTTTTACCGGAAGCATTATGAGGGTAAAAATCCGTGGATTGTATCGCAGTTGGTGTACTTTTTTATTAATGTAAAGTCGAGATTGTAA
- the rpsI gene encoding 30S ribosomal protein S9 produces MAKKKKDIQYYESVGRRRESVARIRLHIVTGKDNSATVKGSKMKQGEVVINEKLLADYFPSAAEQNLIMRPFKLTDSADRFVATIVVKGGGKNGQVEAISHGISRALCLADETFREVLKAEGLLTRDARIRERRKVGTGGKARRQKQSPKR; encoded by the coding sequence ATGGCAAAGAAAAAGAAAGATATTCAATATTATGAATCAGTCGGCAGGCGCCGTGAGTCAGTTGCACGTATCAGACTGCATATTGTCACGGGTAAAGATAACAGTGCTACTGTCAAAGGTTCAAAAATGAAACAGGGAGAAGTTGTCATAAACGAAAAACTTTTAGCTGATTACTTTCCCTCCGCTGCAGAGCAAAATCTGATCATGCGTCCTTTTAAACTGACGGATAGTGCTGACAGATTTGTCGCAACAATTGTGGTCAAAGGCGGCGGTAAAAACGGACAGGTTGAAGCCATTTCCCACGGAATCTCTCGGGCTCTCTGTTTGGCAGATGAAACTTTCCGTGAGGTACTCAAAGCAGAAGGACTTCTTACCCGCGATGCCCGTATACGTGAACGACGAAAAGTCGGTACAGGCGGAAAAGCACGCAGACAGAAACAGTCACCGAAGCGTTAA
- the rplM gene encoding 50S ribosomal protein L13: protein MTRTTLSTRSIKASEIDREWHLIDVKDQILGRAVGEISTLLQGKSKRTYVPYLDMGDHVVVINAKDVKATGKKGDQKIYDRYSGYQGGRKTLTLNEMMDKKPTEVIREAVSGMLPKNKHRDARLARLHIYEGETHPFAQKLQTKKS, encoded by the coding sequence ATGACACGTACAACACTCTCAACCAGATCAATCAAAGCAAGTGAAATTGACCGAGAATGGCATCTGATCGATGTCAAGGACCAGATCCTGGGCCGTGCAGTCGGAGAAATTTCAACTCTTTTGCAGGGAAAATCAAAAAGAACATATGTACCCTATCTTGATATGGGTGATCATGTTGTAGTCATCAATGCAAAGGATGTCAAGGCTACCGGGAAAAAAGGTGATCAGAAGATATACGACCGCTACTCGGGTTATCAGGGAGGACGAAAGACATTGACTCTCAATGAGATGATGGATAAGAAACCGACTGAGGTCATCCGTGAAGCTGTCTCAGGAATGCTTCCGAAAAACAAGCATCGTGATGCCCGTCTGGCAAGACTTCATATTTATGAAGGAGAAACACATCCGTTTGCACAAAAGTTACAAACAAAAAAATCATAA
- a CDS encoding L17 family ribosomal protein: protein MKHRTKLIKFHSGKDSNKMILRKMMTNFFKYSHIVTTEKRGKILKRFIDIAVAKTREETEASKNYLLKYFPSKAFVSTLFAQVGPAVKDIAGGYVRIVRMNQRDNDGSMMVRVEWAHPVVIDWGEKKEKTAKTEKAEKSEKKKAPKKAVKKEKAEKSEKVSSEEETK, encoded by the coding sequence ATGAAACACAGAACTAAACTAATCAAATTTCACTCAGGAAAAGATTCAAACAAAATGATTCTGAGAAAGATGATGACGAACTTTTTCAAATATTCGCACATCGTTACAACAGAAAAACGCGGAAAAATACTGAAGCGTTTCATTGATATTGCAGTCGCAAAAACCCGTGAAGAAACGGAAGCAAGTAAAAACTATTTGCTCAAGTACTTTCCGAGTAAAGCCTTTGTCTCAACCCTGTTTGCACAGGTCGGTCCTGCCGTAAAGGATATTGCGGGCGGATATGTCCGTATCGTTCGGATGAACCAAAGAGACAATGACGGATCAATGATGGTGCGAGTCGAATGGGCACATCCTGTGGTCATTGACTGGGGGGAAAAGAAAGAAAAAACAGCCAAAACAGAAAAAGCGGAAAAATCAGAAAAGAAAAAGGCTCCTAAAAAGGCTGTTAAAAAAGAAAAGGCTGAAAAAAGTGAAAAAGTAAGTTCTGAAGAAGAAACTAAATAA
- a CDS encoding DNA-directed RNA polymerase subunit alpha, which yields MLEPMFSVKIEEQSENYGKFIYEPFNTSFGNSIGNALRRTLLSSLPGAAISHVKFGQASHLFATIKGVKESVLDIVLNLKQIRFKAEGNGPFTARVSVKGAKKVYAKDFEGDVEVVNGDFYIAEVTDAKGALDIEVTVQVGYGYESADDKETQTGYIAVDSSYSPITKVNFKVQEARVGRTTDFERLILDVWTDGSVTPEEAVKEASTILSKHFAAIVEGKEETQEESTAAEPTGKEEQNPKAYETIIDELNLPSRVINALLRENIETVADLVERGREDLTNLKGVGKKSIDLIEEELNKMGVELK from the coding sequence ATGTTAGAGCCAATGTTTTCCGTAAAAATTGAAGAGCAATCTGAGAACTACGGAAAATTTATTTACGAACCCTTCAATACCAGTTTCGGAAACAGTATCGGTAATGCATTGAGAAGAACGCTTCTCTCTTCTTTGCCGGGTGCTGCTATCTCACATGTCAAATTCGGACAGGCATCACATCTTTTTGCCACAATCAAAGGCGTAAAAGAGTCGGTCCTTGACATTGTATTGAATCTTAAACAGATCCGCTTTAAAGCAGAAGGAAACGGACCGTTCACAGCGAGAGTTTCAGTAAAAGGGGCAAAAAAAGTGTATGCAAAAGACTTTGAAGGAGATGTTGAAGTCGTCAATGGTGATTTCTATATTGCAGAGGTAACCGATGCAAAAGGAGCTCTTGATATTGAAGTAACGGTACAGGTCGGATACGGATATGAATCAGCAGATGACAAAGAGACGCAGACAGGTTATATTGCCGTTGATTCTTCTTATTCACCGATTACCAAAGTAAATTTTAAGGTTCAGGAAGCCCGTGTAGGAAGAACAACCGATTTTGAGAGACTTATTCTTGATGTCTGGACTGACGGAAGCGTTACACCTGAAGAAGCTGTAAAAGAAGCATCAACAATTCTTTCAAAGCACTTTGCGGCAATTGTTGAAGGAAAAGAAGAAACGCAGGAAGAGTCAACCGCGGCTGAACCGACAGGAAAAGAAGAACAAAATCCGAAAGCATATGAAACCATTATTGATGAACTCAATCTTCCGTCACGTGTCATCAATGCTCTGTTAAGAGAAAACATTGAAACAGTTGCAGACCTCGTTGAAAGAGGACGTGAGGATTTGACCAATCTGAAAGGTGTAGGAAAAAAATCAATCGATCTTATTGAGGAAGAGTTGAATAAGATGGGTGTTGAACTTAAATAA
- the rpsD gene encoding 30S ribosomal protein S4, protein MRYTGPKNKVSRRESADLGLKTTGSKAQASLLKKINILPGQHGTRFRRKSSEHARQLREKQKLRFLFGVTEKQLKGYFDTASRRRGNTAIFLGELLERRLDNVVYRLGFAPTRAAARQLVSHGHIKVNEKVLDIPSYLVQVDEKITFASDDSKKIPYIEEFRGQNDITFPEWVELKKDMGVLTKTPDNSIIEQQVNLRLVIEFYSR, encoded by the coding sequence ATGCGTTATACAGGTCCCAAGAATAAAGTTTCACGAAGAGAAAGCGCCGACCTCGGTCTAAAAACAACCGGATCAAAAGCACAGGCGTCTTTGCTTAAAAAAATAAATATTTTACCTGGGCAGCACGGCACACGATTCCGAAGAAAATCTTCTGAACATGCCCGCCAGCTTCGGGAAAAGCAAAAGCTTCGCTTTTTGTTCGGAGTGACCGAGAAACAGTTGAAGGGATATTTTGATACAGCGTCCCGACGTCGCGGAAACACCGCCATTTTCCTCGGTGAGCTCCTGGAACGAAGACTTGATAACGTTGTATACAGGTTGGGATTTGCACCGACACGTGCAGCAGCCAGACAGCTGGTATCTCACGGACATATCAAAGTCAATGAAAAAGTTCTTGACATCCCGTCATATCTGGTACAGGTAGATGAGAAGATTACATTTGCATCGGATGATTCAAAGAAGATACCATATATTGAAGAATTCCGCGGACAGAATGATATAACTTTTCCTGAATGGGTTGAACTCAAGAAGGATATGGGCGTTCTTACTAAGACACCTGACAACTCAATTATTGAACAGCAAGTGAACTTAAGATTAGTTATTGAGTTCTACTCACGTTAA
- the rpsK gene encoding 30S ribosomal protein S11: MAPKTQAKQKKTRVVENGRIYITATFNNTLVTVTDENGGALVVSSCGMHGFTGTRKSTPYAGTVTTDAALKRATEDYGLKKVDVYVKGIGPGREASLRSVRASSVDIGKIVDITPIPHNGVRPPKVRRV; the protein is encoded by the coding sequence ATGGCACCAAAGACACAAGCGAAACAAAAAAAGACACGTGTTGTCGAAAATGGTCGTATATACATTACGGCTACCTTTAACAATACACTCGTCACAGTCACCGATGAAAACGGCGGCGCACTCGTTGTAAGTTCATGCGGTATGCACGGATTTACCGGTACCCGAAAATCCACACCGTATGCAGGAACAGTTACGACAGATGCAGCGTTAAAAAGAGCAACTGAAGATTACGGACTTAAGAAGGTTGATGTTTATGTAAAAGGTATTGGCCCCGGCCGTGAAGCTTCTTTACGCTCAGTGCGTGCTTCCAGTGTCGATATCGGTAAAATCGTCGATATTACACCTATCCCGCACAACGGTGTTAGACCGCCAAAAGTGCGAAGAGTTTAA
- the rpsM gene encoding 30S ribosomal protein S13, which translates to MQRLMGVILPDEKRIDYALTLIHGIGWSKSKVILSETGVDEAVRVKDLSEDQLKALTTYIDKNIKVEGDLREERSENIKRLREIGSYRGMRHGMGLPSRGQRTRSNARTKRGKRRTVGALTKEAWAKVDQTQTTTK; encoded by the coding sequence ATGCAACGGTTAATGGGAGTCATCTTACCAGATGAAAAAAGAATAGATTATGCACTGACACTTATTCACGGTATCGGTTGGTCAAAATCAAAAGTGATACTGTCTGAAACAGGAGTCGATGAAGCAGTAAGAGTAAAAGATCTCTCAGAAGACCAGTTGAAAGCCCTTACTACCTATATTGATAAAAATATCAAAGTAGAAGGAGATCTTCGTGAAGAACGAAGCGAAAATATAAAGAGACTTCGCGAAATCGGTTCATATCGCGGTATGAGACACGGAATGGGATTGCCGTCAAGAGGTCAGAGAACCCGTTCAAATGCCCGCACAAAACGGGGTAAAAGAAGAACAGTCGGAGCACTTACCAAAGAAGCATGGGCAAAAGTTGATCAAACACAGACAACTACCAAATAA
- the rpmJ gene encoding 50S ribosomal protein L36 yields the protein MQVRSTVKKRCESCKIVVRKGLMYVICSRNPKHKQRQG from the coding sequence ATGCAAGTAAGATCAACAGTAAAAAAAAGATGTGAAAGTTGTAAGATTGTCGTCCGCAAAGGGCTTATGTATGTCATTTGCAGCCGTAATCCGAAACACAAACAGAGACAAGGATAA
- the infA gene encoding translation initiation factor IF-1 — MKDNVIIVEGEVVENLPNTLFKVQLDEGEKVILCYLSGKMRKNYIKILPGDRVKIELTPYDLNRGRIVYRK, encoded by the coding sequence ATGAAAGATAACGTGATTATAGTGGAAGGAGAGGTTGTTGAAAACCTTCCGAACACTTTGTTTAAGGTGCAGCTTGATGAGGGAGAGAAAGTCATTCTCTGTTACTTATCAGGAAAGATGAGAAAAAATTATATAAAAATTTTGCCGGGTGATCGGGTCAAAATCGAACTCACCCCATATGACCTCAACAGAGGCCGTATAGTTTATCGAAAATAA
- the map gene encoding type I methionyl aminopeptidase — MIHLKSKEEIESMKKGGAILREVVDILLPKIHAGMTTDEIDREAERLIIERGAEPSFKRVDGYKWTTCLPVNEQTVHTPPSKKKKLKQGDVLTVDIGVYLDGLHTDYATTFVIGGKTDPETEAFLKKGHDTLENAIKKVKVGERLGTIAAFIEEEMTGAGYYILKELTGHGVGYELHEDPYVLNYLDRPIEKTYKIPSGLTIAVEIIYSMGTEKIAYEPNVPWSIITQDRSMSACFEHSIAVTDKETFILA, encoded by the coding sequence ATGATACACCTCAAGTCAAAGGAAGAGATTGAAAGCATGAAAAAAGGCGGAGCAATCCTCCGGGAAGTCGTAGATATATTACTTCCGAAGATTCATGCCGGTATGACAACTGATGAAATTGATCGAGAAGCGGAAAGACTGATTATTGAGCGGGGAGCCGAACCGTCATTCAAAAGAGTAGACGGTTACAAATGGACAACATGTCTGCCGGTAAATGAACAAACGGTGCATACGCCGCCTTCCAAAAAGAAGAAACTGAAGCAGGGAGACGTGCTGACAGTTGATATCGGAGTGTACCTTGACGGACTGCACACCGACTATGCGACAACGTTTGTAATAGGCGGCAAAACCGACCCTGAAACAGAAGCATTTTTAAAAAAAGGGCATGACACTCTTGAGAATGCAATTAAAAAAGTGAAAGTGGGTGAACGATTAGGAACGATTGCAGCCTTTATTGAGGAAGAAATGACGGGAGCTGGATACTATATCCTCAAAGAGTTGACCGGTCACGGAGTCGGATATGAACTGCATGAGGATCCCTATGTCCTGAATTATTTGGATCGGCCTATTGAGAAGACCTACAAGATACCGTCAGGACTGACGATTGCCGTAGAAATTATCTATTCAATGGGAACGGAAAAAATTGCCTACGAGCCCAATGTCCCGTGGTCAATTATTACGCAAGATAGAAGTATGTCGGCATGCTTTGAACACAGCATTGCCGTAACTGATAAAGAAACCTTCATTTTAGCGTAG
- a CDS encoding nucleoside monophosphate kinase, with translation MKIVLIGIQGSGKSTQGNMLSKQLKIPYLSTGHIFRNIAKETTPLGKKVKLLMSSGLLIPDDLTIEIVNSYLSRPEYKKGYILDGFPRTLKQAKKFKNNVDRVVHIHIPDKEALWRLAYRNEQRDDDTIEAIKKRIELFKTHTTPVLEYYEKNDKLSTIDGTRSIEEVNQSILKSLGKQKIKNRILKWQQKNNTIVAIVGMPGSGKTEAAQYFAAKGLPIVSFSDIVNKEIEKQKKPHTLAVHHEIRQGLRDKYGFEAMAKLSKADIEKNLRKHNLLVIEGMRSWEEYQYLKQEFPKARIFIVAVYADKPIRFERIKHRKSRSGLFGEERDLDELLNTHMGPTIAYADYLIKNNYTLDELKHKLEEVYRAIYFS, from the coding sequence ATGAAGATTGTTCTTATCGGAATACAAGGATCAGGAAAGTCAACTCAGGGGAACATGCTCTCGAAGCAATTGAAGATTCCGTATCTGTCAACCGGTCATATCTTCCGCAATATTGCGAAAGAGACGACACCTCTTGGCAAGAAAGTAAAACTTCTGATGTCTTCCGGATTGCTGATTCCAGATGATCTGACGATAGAGATAGTAAACAGTTATCTGTCCCGTCCGGAATACAAAAAGGGATATATCCTTGACGGATTTCCCCGCACTTTAAAACAGGCAAAAAAATTCAAAAATAATGTGGATCGGGTTGTCCATATCCATATTCCTGATAAGGAAGCATTGTGGAGGCTGGCATATCGCAACGAACAGCGCGATGATGACACTATTGAAGCTATCAAGAAACGAATTGAACTTTTTAAGACACATACTACACCGGTGCTTGAATATTATGAAAAGAATGATAAGCTTTCAACTATTGACGGCACCCGGTCAATAGAAGAAGTCAATCAGTCCATTCTGAAATCTCTCGGAAAACAGAAAATCAAAAACCGGATTCTCAAATGGCAGCAGAAGAATAATACTATTGTTGCCATTGTCGGCATGCCGGGATCCGGCAAGACGGAAGCTGCTCAGTATTTTGCAGCAAAAGGGCTTCCCATTGTCAGTTTTTCTGATATTGTCAACAAAGAGATTGAAAAGCAAAAAAAGCCGCATACTCTTGCAGTGCACCACGAAATAAGACAGGGATTGAGAGATAAATACGGATTTGAAGCGATGGCAAAGCTCAGTAAAGCGGATATTGAAAAGAATCTCCGGAAACACAACTTGCTGGTCATTGAGGGAATGAGGTCATGGGAAGAGTATCAGTATTTGAAACAGGAATTTCCGAAAGCTCGTATTTTTATCGTTGCGGTCTATGCAGACAAACCTATCCGATTTGAGCGGATCAAACATCGAAAATCCCGATCAGGGCTTTTCGGTGAAGAACGCGATCTAGATGAACTCTTGAATACACACATGGGACCGACAATTGCTTATGCAGATTATCTGATTAAGAATAATTACACGCTTGATGAGCTGAAACACAAACTTGAAGAAGTGTATCGGGCAATTTATTTTTCATAA
- the rpmG gene encoding 50S ribosomal protein L33, with the protein MAKKSTRVLFGLVCTECSTMNYVSEKSKINTQEPITLTKYCPVCKKHTEHKEKKKLD; encoded by the coding sequence ATGGCAAAAAAAAGTACACGCGTTCTTTTTGGTCTTGTTTGCACGGAATGTAGCACAATGAATTACGTTTCTGAAAAAAGCAAAATCAATACACAGGAACCCATAACATTAACGAAGTATTGTCCTGTATGTAAAAAACACACAGAACATAAAGAAAAAAAGAAACTGGACTAA